tttttaacacttattattatttatcattatttgatTAATGATATTTCAATTGGAATTAAACTATTAAATGTTTTATCCTCAGAGTATGATTCGTTCAAtcacatatttttctttttaaaaaatcatagtAACTCTTTTATCGTCAATCAATTATGTGTTCAACCTCATGTACTGCTTTTCTCGAATGAAGTTGAACTGTTTAAGGTTCTAATTGTGAACCAGATTGACAAGTTAATTTattaagtataattaatatgtttaACTGCAATAACGTGTTTGTAAAAAACATTCTTTCTCTTctcatcttttatttaatttagtatatattGTTCTTTATAAATCACAATATTAAagcttttgaaaatattatttataataatgaaattaacatcAACAATATCTGTATTCATATGAtcgtaaaattattattaataaaagtataatttatttttataatacgATTGTGTGtgtcagttttttttttgttttgttttcagtGTTGGAAAATGTAAATGTTCATTGAGAAAGTTTTGAATGACAAGCACATACTTCTCTGGAACGgttaattatgaaatatataagCTTGAAATGACAGACACAATACAAGAAAACAACCAATGACTGGGTAGAGAGGGGTAACCTAGGAATAGGATGTAGATTTCTAGACATTGCTTCTCTGAGTCCAAGTAAATTATTCAGGATCATATAGCTAATTAAACAAGCTCTTTATTACTTGCCTTATTATAGAACTTGGAACAGAAGAAAAGCTCGTTCAATCTCTATTATCTTGTAAAAAGCTTGATATTCCTCCATCGAGATTCCACGTAGTGGGAAGCACCCTCATGTGCGTAAACCCCTATCTTCATGTAGTGAGAGCCGGCTACTTGACCATTTCCGTTAAATTTCTGCACCCCGTTGATAAAAATCTTCACGTTGTTGGCACCCACATCATGGATCAAACTAAAACGGTACCATTTATCGTAGATGTTTGTTTCCAGAGTAGGTGATAAGAAATGAGTGAGAGATCCATGATAGACCGTACTCTGAGAGGTTGTGGCAGTGGCAGCGGCAGCGGAGACTCCACTGGATACTACTTGATGGATGGTCGTCCCGGTTGTGCCATTGGGAATGTAGAAATACCCTTCAAATTGCAACACACCAGATGTATAATAGTTCCCCTGCAAAGCCAAATCTAATTAGGGTTTTTATTTTGTAACGTAAATGAATGTAAATGACGAGTTATCTTCATAAAACATTTTCTAAAGAACTCGATTTGCTATGACATTAAAGTCACTAAAATGTTGAAGCTCACTGCATTGGTTGCAACATATATATACATCCCTGCAAGATGTTTATGATTCATGATTATCAAGAATCAATATCTTCATGgaaattgatagaaaaaaaatagaaaaagtggAAATGGAtaggggaagaaagaaaacagaaaaagggGTATGAAATAAAGTAACAGTATTTCTAATGAATGAATTATTAAAACAAGGTCAAAGTTGAGTCTTACGATACGAAGCTCACATCGTGCTCTAGTTCCGGTGCTAGACGTGTCGTTCGTGTATACCCAAAATCTGTACACTCCATTTGAAAAGGTGTAACACTTGTTTTGTGGAAGATCGTAATGCTTTTGGATCTGAAAGTTGGAGCTAGGTGATGGAAGACGGGTGAAGCCATCTGTGGGATCGGCAACAACCAAGGAAAGAGTTGTGATACAGAAAAGAAATGGCAAAAGGGCTTGATGGAAAATGGGTTGGGACACCATTTCTGCAGATGAAGATGATTAGTTCTTTTTCCTCCAATAAATGTTCATTTGATATATAGTATTGGAGTAAGATTTAATAGACATGAATATTTATAGAAGATTCAAACTCAAATTGTTGACATAAACACATTAATTTTTGTCATTCACGTGgatctcttattttatcttatactATTTCAAAGCTAAGAAAACTACACTTAAAGAgccttataataaaataaagtacaagtgtaaatttttttttatgagataattttatcttatcaattttcacacttttgtttttcattggTATCAAAGCATGtcaaattgttttcttaaaagttAGGCACTATTGGACCTCCGTACCATTTGAATAGTGATCCCTTTTAAAAGGATCATGATTAATTCctatttttttacattcaatgtacaattattattttattatatgtagtatttattaagaaaaagaagtatAAAGTAGATATGATAGGAACCCAAAAATACTTAGGTCCAAACCCAAAATATCTAAGGTGTATGTtaaacaaagaagaaatatcAAAGTAGGGGATCAACATGGcaagagagagaatgagaaaaatCCTTCCATGTAACAAACTGCTGAGCTGGCACAGTTGGAAAGGAGTAATTCTGTTGTAGGGGTATAAGGCGTGGAAAGATAGTGGAGGAGAGGGCTCTATTGGTTGGGAATTGGGAGAGACTAGACACTCTCTAACTATCTAGGGAtacttttttcttgttttacaTATCAGTAGTTTTTTCCCTGAGCTAAAttccctccaaaattcaaaataaaagatgagCTTGAAGGCCAAGTCAACTGGGTCACGGAAAGCATGCTGGGTCACATGGATAGTGCTGCCAAAACGTACTTCAGGCTGCTCCACTGGGGCTGaagccccccccccccccccccccccccccccccccccctctgtATGAGGGCGTTGGAGCGCACGTGAGCTAGGAAGTGCATTTGGTGCATCTAAGCTGGAGTGCCCCTGTTTGAGGGCGCTGGAGCGGCCCTGGTGCTGATCCCTTGAAGTGCTTTTCCCAAATCTGATTGGTTGACCATGACTCTTGCTTCTATTGTATCCTACAAAATAAACAAccatataatattaaaagatgAATCCTTCTAAgatatagagaaagaaaatcaagaaagatcCTTTAAAAGTTCTTGTTCAACTTCCCTTTCCTAGGCTTAACATGAGTTAGTACTCCTTTGGATGACTTGCCTAATTAggtttccatcataccctccctcttgaagaacgatttgtcctcaaatcggaaAGGTAAATAAGTACAACTTTTGTTTAGTACTTTCCTCCTAGATCAAAGATATATCTACAGCAAATAACAAAGATGTATCCAAATAAAAGAATACAGATTGAAGGCCTTTTatctttgaaaaagattttcttAGAAGTGTCCTTggcctttattttattttttctttcactttgttTTGAACATTCCCCTTCATTATATAATGaaacaaagtgatgtttttgaGAAGAATTTTCAAGGTATTTACCTTTGGATGAAGAATTTAAAAGCATGCAtaccttcttctcctttctcttttctcctttaGAAGGTTGTTTAtccaacctttcttcttcttttctttctttttcaattttcatttttatttttatttcatcctCTTTCACTTGTTGAGGTGTAAGAGGAATCAAAGTTATTTTACTTCCTTTGTGGAGAAAAGTTATCTTATTGGTGTAGCCATTATGAGTGGAGTTATGATCATATTGCCATGGCCTACCTAGTAGAACATGTCCAACATCAATTGGCACAACATCACATAAAACTGTTTCTTCATAGTTTCCAATGGAGATAGGTGTGTTTACTTGTGTTTTGACTActatttcttcatcctcttttATCCACTGAAGCTTGTAAGGCTTGGGATGAGGAATAGTAGTTAAGGCAACCTTTTCCaccattctagaactacaacaattAAAAGAGGATCCACTATCCACAATTAATGAACAAGtgttttcaaaaactttgcacCTTGTGCGAAATAGATTCTTTGTGATTGTTCTAGTTCTATATGTTGACTTCCAAGAAGTCTTCTCACCAATAACAACTCTCCTTCACAAGGTAAGGCTTCTTCCTCAGATATGGAAGTATTTGAATCACTAGAAgaatcttcttcttcatcttgatGTTCTAGGATATAAGTAGACCTTTTATTAGGACACTTAGAAGCATAGTGCCATTTGTAACCACATCTAAAACACTTGGTCTCTTTTACCCTATCATTTTTAGAAGATTCTTTAGAggaatatttttccttttccttttccctaGGTCcctcttcttttgatttggagGGTTCACCCTCCCTCTTGGACTCTTTCCTAGGGTAGGAAGAATCAGAGTAGTCTCTTTTAGAGGAAGTTTTCATCTTCAATTATTGCTCTACTCTaacacaaagttggactaactcattgagatcattataaggtaaaagttctaccttatctcttatgtcatagttgaGTCCACTTTGGAACCTGACAATTGTTATCCTTGGCTCTTCTCTTATAccagctctcaacatgagtaaTTCCATTTTTTTCCTATATTCTTCAACATTCATGTTTCtctgttggagtttatggagctTGTCCACTAACTCTCTATCATAATATGCTGGTACATGCCTTCTTCTTAAAGCAGACCTCAACTCATTCTAATACCTAATGGAAGGTAGGTGTCTCAATCTCAGGTCTTTAA
This Vigna angularis cultivar LongXiaoDou No.4 chromosome 4, ASM1680809v1, whole genome shotgun sequence DNA region includes the following protein-coding sequences:
- the LOC108330376 gene encoding citrate-binding protein, producing MVSQPIFHQALLPFLFCITTLSLVVADPTDGFTRLPSPSSNFQIQKHYDLPQNKCYTFSNGVYRFWVYTNDTSSTGTRARCELRIGNYYTSGVLQFEGYFYIPNGTTGTTIHQVVSSGVSAAAATATTSQSTVYHGSLTHFLSPTLETNIYDKWYRFSLIHDVGANNVKIFINGVQKFNGNGQVAGSHYMKIGVYAHEGASHYVESRWRNIKLFTR